In Tenacibaculum pacificus, a single window of DNA contains:
- the lysS gene encoding lysine--tRNA ligase has translation MQLSEQEVVRREKLGKLRELGINPYPADLFPLDSNSKEIKENFAEDKQVVIAGRLMAINIQGKASFAQLQDSEGRIQLYFNRDEICTGEDKTLYNDVFKKLLDLGDFIGVEGELFTTKVGEKTVKVKSFKLLSKALKPLPMPKVKDGVTYDAFTDPEMRYRQRYADLVVNPHVKEVFVKRTKLFTAMRNFFNDSGYFEVETPILQPIAGGASARPFMTHHNALDVPLYMRIANELYLKRLIVGGFDGVYEFSKNFRNEGMDRTHNPEFTAMEIYVAYKDYNWMMDFTEKLLEHCAIAVNGTSEATFGEHKIDFKAPYARVTMADSIKHFTGFDINGKSETELFEAAKEMGIEVDATMGKGKLIDEMFGEKCEGNYIQPTFITDYPKEMSPLCKEHRDNPELTERFELMVCGKEIANAYSELNDPIDQRERFEAQLKLAERGDDEATEFIDDDFLRALEYGMPPTSGLGIGMDRLIMYLTNNPSIQEVLFFPQMRPEKKASAVELSEDEKAVLAIIEKSGKIDLNNLKIQSSLSNKKWDKTIKGLTKNKLAKVEKTEEGLFVELV, from the coding sequence ATGCAATTATCAGAACAAGAAGTTGTACGTAGAGAAAAATTAGGGAAATTACGTGAATTAGGTATCAACCCATACCCTGCTGATTTATTCCCATTAGATTCTAATTCTAAAGAAATAAAAGAAAACTTCGCGGAAGATAAACAGGTGGTTATTGCTGGTCGTTTAATGGCTATCAATATACAAGGAAAAGCTTCTTTTGCTCAATTACAAGATAGTGAAGGTAGAATTCAACTTTATTTTAATAGAGATGAAATTTGTACTGGAGAAGATAAAACTTTATATAATGATGTTTTTAAAAAATTATTAGATTTAGGTGATTTTATTGGTGTTGAAGGAGAGTTATTCACAACAAAAGTTGGTGAAAAAACAGTAAAAGTAAAATCTTTTAAATTATTGAGTAAAGCCTTAAAACCTTTACCAATGCCTAAAGTAAAAGATGGTGTTACTTATGATGCTTTTACAGATCCTGAGATGCGTTACCGTCAGCGTTATGCTGATTTAGTGGTAAACCCGCATGTAAAAGAAGTTTTTGTAAAACGTACAAAGTTATTTACTGCAATGCGTAACTTCTTTAACGATTCGGGTTATTTTGAAGTTGAAACACCAATTTTACAGCCTATTGCTGGTGGTGCTTCTGCAAGACCTTTTATGACGCATCACAATGCTTTAGATGTGCCTTTATATATGCGTATTGCTAATGAATTATACTTAAAACGTTTAATTGTTGGTGGTTTTGATGGTGTTTATGAGTTTTCTAAAAACTTCAGAAATGAAGGTATGGACAGAACGCATAATCCTGAATTTACAGCAATGGAAATTTATGTAGCTTATAAAGACTACAACTGGATGATGGACTTTACTGAAAAGTTATTAGAACACTGTGCAATTGCCGTAAACGGAACAAGTGAAGCAACTTTTGGTGAACATAAGATTGATTTTAAAGCTCCATACGCAAGAGTTACAATGGCTGATTCTATCAAACATTTTACTGGTTTTGATATTAACGGAAAATCGGAAACTGAACTTTTTGAGGCTGCTAAAGAAATGGGTATCGAAGTTGATGCAACCATGGGTAAAGGAAAATTAATTGATGAAATGTTTGGTGAAAAATGTGAAGGAAACTACATTCAGCCTACTTTTATTACTGATTATCCGAAGGAAATGTCTCCTTTATGTAAAGAACATAGAGATAATCCTGAATTAACAGAGCGTTTTGAATTAATGGTTTGTGGTAAAGAAATTGCAAATGCATATTCTGAATTAAATGACCCGATTGATCAGCGTGAGCGTTTTGAAGCACAATTAAAATTAGCAGAACGTGGTGATGATGAAGCAACTGAATTTATCGATGATGACTTTTTACGTGCTTTAGAATATGGAATGCCTCCTACTTCTGGTTTAGGAATTGGAATGGACAGATTAATTATGTATTTAACGAATAATCCATCTATTCAAGAAGTGTTATTTTTCCCTCAAATGAGACCTGAGAAAAAAGCATCAGCAGTTGAATTAAGCGAAGATGAAAAAGCTGTTTTAGCAATTATTGAAAAATCTGGAAAAATAGATTTGAATAATTTAAAAATACAATCGAGCTTATCTAATAAAAAATGGGATAAAACAATTAAAGGATTAACTAAAAATAAATTAGCTAAAGTTGAAAAAACTGAAGAAGGTTTATTTGTTGAATTAGTATAA